The sequence below is a genomic window from Paramisgurnus dabryanus chromosome 4, PD_genome_1.1, whole genome shotgun sequence.
gtcattatagcaggaagtagagggctgtagtacaaaccggccgttcgctgtagggaaaggcgaattctgttaagaAAACTtcgagctttatcattttacaggtatttttatactattatagcaacattacacaggttaactagggtttaaaaaataggatcaggaagaacgtgacctttaagccGAGTAGTCattatatgaaaatattttattacgCAATACTTAAAGTAAACAATTCAATCTGAATCAAGAATTTAAATGAGTAAGCCATGTAATAAACATAGTTAACCATCTGTATTTCCTCCCATTATAGTCAAAAGTTTTAACTTTTCCCCCGTTCTCCTTAtttacttcattcctgtccagTTTTTCTGTTCACTAGCCTGTTCTGTCACCATCACTTGTTACTGAACTCCGCTTCCTCCACCATGTTTTTATCTTTGTGGGATGTTATGCTTTTTTAGTTATATGCTTAGTCAGAACATTCCTGTAATTATTCTCCTGTCCACTTCTCTCTAGCTGGGGAAGTCTGTCGTGGCAAAGACAGCCATCCAGAAGGGTACCCAATTAACCCTTGACATGCTGACCGTGAAAGTAGCAGAACCGAAGGGTGTAGCACCAGAAAAAATCTTTGAGCTGGTGGGGAAGAAAGTGACAATAGACATTGAGGAAGATGAAAGTGTCACTGTGGAAGCGATCGACAACTATGGCAAAAAAGTCAAAGCCTAAAGAAAGATGAAAGTATCCTCAATGTGATTCTCGGTCAGAGTGGAAAGAAATCTACACATATTTGCACATTTTCTCCAAAATATGCATTAAAATATGGCACtaaattgtgtttgtctgttggtAAAACAGATGTAACAATACAACAAATGGTTTTTGTATCGCCACAAATGCTCCTGACGTTGTATGATTATCATTTGCCAAAAACttgaataaataatagaaaaaatcAAACTTGTCATATCTCCACTTTATCTGCTTTGTCTACTGTATAGGGCACATTTtggatttaaataaataatgtttatgtgtacagtactgtgcaaaagtcttaggccaccattagGTGTGTTTTATTTTGCAATATATAGTggtcatatataattatttctcagtctctttattagaatacatccagaataTACAGGAAGTTTGTATTTagcattaaaaaacattatatgctgaagtgtcaagtatttagggtaaactcgcCTTCTACTTGAGCAACAGCAGGATTCCTTAAACCTatttttaaacttaaattaaatcctaatttctataTCTTAATTCTTATGACGTCAGTCTCCCCccaaaagctcaagatgtgtttagtgccaagagaggtcacattgaatactgactgatgcctgaaaaatatattcataccataaatatataCCATGTAAGGAAATAGCTATATTTAATCTAGCCTAAATACCATAATTTACATTGAGAatcatgtaaatatttaaatggaATTCAGTCATTTAGTAGGCATGCTTGTGTTATTACTTTCTGTAAGAGAAGCAATAATTGAAATGTTGCCCCAGAAGAAACACAAACATTCGGCACTAAAATGACTTGAGAGGGCTACTTTAGTGGGAGTTTATATGATAAAGCCTATTTATATTCATCATTAAATGTATATGTACAGTAGCATATTGCTATTGCAACGCCCTATCAGTGCACGCTGGGGATCACGGGACTCGTGAAGACACggtttagtcatttcattggcgGACGACTCAATTCCCGCTCATTTGTATGGATAACAGAACTGTCGATCAACAATACGCTCATCTGATTGGTCGAGCAGTCTCGGTTGTTCTTCTTAAGCACCTCCCCCGCTGACATTGGAGCCGTCGACGAGGAAGACAGCAGGACGATTTGTGTTTCCAACCGTTGTCGATCTGAACAAATTTAGTTAGCCATGGATGATTTTGATATGCTGAGTGCCCCACAGGGAAGCGCGGGAAACGGTGTGGGGGCGGACGAAGACCCAGCGGCGGCGTTTCTGGCCCAGCAAGAGAGCGAGATCGCGGGCATTGAAAATGACGAGGGCTTCAGCATCCTGGACAGCGGAGATGTGCCTTCATCACTGAGCCAGGACTTGGACGGTGGGTTTAACAGTTACACCGCCGATCGGACCATTAACACGGATTAACCCTTGTTAATGTTATAAAAGATCAGTTAAATAATAACAACCGGTCGTAGCATTGTTTTACCCACGGGTTAGCTGGCTAGCCTTCACCCTGAGCTCTGTATGAAGTAACGCAGTGTGTGATGAATACGTATGTCAGAGCTGTTTTACAGATCACATAAAGCTAGTCAGATAAGTTAACGAGTTAAATTTCCCAATAATTTACGTAAAGGAATGGCAGTTATAGGCAACAGGAAACATGGCGTTATCGAATAATTTATAAATTTCAATCACCACATATATTGTTTAAATGTCTATAATAGTgcctttttaaaatatatataatttcctGTATTAAAACTGCATGCATCAGCAAAATGCTAGTTCGTTAGAAACGGATGGCATTTTATTGTATGATGACCTTTGGACTAAAGGCTGTATGAGCTGTCAGTGTGTGTAAATCTAGTTCCTTTAACTGTTATATTTGAGTCATTCTTTAGACTTATGACTGGACCGTAGGCGCATTGGAACCTatgatgtttaaaatgtttgattCGAACAAACCGACGATTCCTTAAACGATTGACTACAACGGACTTTTCATTTAAAGATTCGATTCCAACACACTTACGATTCTCAGAATCGAACACATTGATGAAAACGGTTTGAGCTCGCTTATTATAATTTGATAAAATGTTTGAATCCATTACCCTGATGATTCCTAAATATTTgtttcaaatgcaaatattatTCCCAAAATAATGCAGATGAGTGAAATGTTCAATTCCAACACTCATTCAGACCTATGATCGTGTCAAGGTATTGTGAACCATCCAGCCATCAAAAGCATCCTCTCAGCAGAATGAATGAACAGCTCGAAATGCAAATGTGACCTCTAGTGTTTTTTCTTTGCTCTTTCTTTCTGccataaatgcccattgcaaactagtttaaaaatgactttttaaaataatgaatatatcGTGAATTCTATTTTGACATTGAATGTTCCTCTAAAGTCACAAATCAAAGGAGAAAACTATTACGTATGaatgtcatcaaagtgtttgGTGTTTCCTTATTGGTGGTATAACTCCTCCTCTGGCCCAAAGggtttgaataaataatgatgGGGATGTTGTTACAAAGAAACAAAGGCATACTGCAGAACCAATGATCTTAAAAGTACCATGCATTGGCACGGTCTGCAAAATCATTCAAGCCTGCATATCAGATACTTTGCCATGCGCAAAAAGTAAAGTGTAGGATTTTTTAGATTTTATCATTAACTGACTGATAgaaattgaaaacatatctagGAAAGATGTTACAGAAGTTTTCCACTGCTTCAGTAAGGAAGGAAAAAGTCAGCAAAACCAAAGACTTGGGAAGGGGGAAAGACCATATCCTGTTCATCAGATCAACACTATAGTACTGTCACATGACGTGTCTCATTTAAAGGAGTCATGACAGGTTTCATTTTATGTTATCTGACGTGTACTTCTAATATTAAGttttttgcagaaaaaaattaaaatttgagTAAGTAATTTATTACCTGTTTTTCATCCACTGATTGAAATCTGTGTGTTTTCCCCTTTAAGAGCGTTTGGGCTGGCTCAATGTACTGCCCACTTCTGAAAGTTGCGTAataccacctggtggataatggCGGTATTGCGGCTTCCCGGAtatacttgtcattggcagggatgcgttttctcttaattgacgagttaactcgtcagtGTTAAGTCCTAAACAGTAGGCACATAGTTCAGAGCTGATATGAAACTAAATCTGTTAACAATCTGTTGCTCTCCGACATTGGGATCCTTCAGGAGCCTTGGAAAGATGCTTGTTTTCCACTGCCAGCAATGGCACAGTTTGATGTTATTGCAGTCAGATCAGAACTCAAGTGGGCGAAGAACGTTTTTTGTAGAACGATTATAAAAATGCTTCTGTTATCGATAAGGAAAGAGTTTAAAGAGATGTATTAATGATACCAAGACCTGTTATATTTCAATAGATCAAGGCAAATTTTATTCCTTATGGCATGACCCCTTAAAAGCGACAGAACCACTATTTGATTAAAGATCATTGCAACTATGTCAACATCATATGACCTGAGGACAGTTCAGTTTATAGAGCTGCAGGTTGACCATACTGTCTTAAGAATTTGACCAGAAATGCAATGGTAACGCTcctattttttttgttcttgcAGGTGGAGCAATTAATGGAGATCTGCATGGGGTAAGACCTTAAAGGCTACTTGCACAAAATGTACTAGAGCACCACCAATGTGGGTTTTGGGGAGTAAAAAAGGCAGATTCTGATATATCAGCTTAGTTATATGCACATCTAATGGTACACCGTGGTTATTAGTTCGTTCTTTTCTCTTATATCACATATTAGCTGGTTTTAAATGCAATTTGCTTTTGGCGTAACCCTTAAATAATTAGTAACTAAATGTTAATGCGTTGAACTGTTTTatcttttctttaaagttaaagaTAATAATAGCGATGCCTATAAAGGCCATTTACAGAGCCCTCACTTTCTGCTGTGTGCATTCTGCAGGAGAGTAATGGCCCTTCAGATGTTTACGCTGCCATCTCCAGTGTAGACCGATTACAGGCCGAGCCGGAGAGCTTGAGGAAGTGGAGAGAGGAGCAACAGGAACGACTGGAGCAGCTCGGTAATTTAAGGAAGAATCTGTAGTGATGGACTGGATGCAGATATCTATCTGTGAATTAAAAGATCTTCTGCTTATGTTCGCAGATGCTAACTCGCGTAAGCAGGAGGTGGAGTGGAAGGAGAAGGCAAAGCTGGAGCTGGAGGAGTGGCACACCAGGCAGAACGAACAGCTGGAGAAGACCAAAGTCAACAACAGGTACACGACACATACGGTGTAGTTGGAGTCTATAGAAGAAACTCAGGGGTAATTTTATAGGACAAGCTGGAATTTATAGGGTCTGCTTTGCCTTTTTAGACACCTTTTATAATATGCTGTGTTAAAGTACTTTTATGAGTTATAAATGAACAATGTAAAGTAGCGCTTACATTTTCagaaatgtaaacttttatttatctttgtgACTCTTTGTAATAGTTTTACATTCGAAACTAAGCAGATTTGACACACTGACCTTGGACTGGTCATATGATCTTTTTCTCGGACACTTGGCTGCTGTGTTGTTGTCACATGATCTATACAGCAGTTAAAAATGTCACCCTACATTTGAAAAACCATTTAAAGTTGTTTTTGGTGCTTTACATTTGACTTAAAATCATCTTacgtaatgtaaagaacattcattGAAagtataatcttgatatctctAATATtcactgagtaaggtcatgtcagagactgaaatcaatgagtgaaaccAGTGCTCCTAATCTCTTTTTTACATTAAAGgcacattccactttttttgaaaatatgcttatttaccagctcccctagagttaaacattttattggaatccattcagctgctctccgggtctggtgctagcacttttagcatagtttagcataatccattgaatctgataagaccattagcatcatgctaaaagaTAACCATAGAGTTTCGAtagttttcctatttaaaacttgactcttctgtagttacattgtgttcTAAGACCTACAGAAAACTAAAAGTGTCGTTTTTTTTTCtatgcagatatggctaggaactatactctcaaactggcgtaataagcagtgactttgctgatgtaacatggctgcagcaggcgtagtgatattacgcactgcccgaaaatagtccccttggttactttcaatagcaggggactatgattattacgccagaatgagagtatagttcctagccatatctgcctagaaaatcgcaacttttaattttctgtttgtcttagtacacgatgtaactacagaagagtcaagttttaaatgggaaaaatatcgaaactctatggttatttttttagcgcaatgtTAATAGTCTAagcagattcaatggattatgctaagctatgctaagtgttagcgccagacccggagatcagctgaatggattccaaaacggtaagattcaaatgtttaactctaggggagctggaaaatgagcatattttcaaataaaagtcgagtgtccctttaagactggatttcacagacttCAGCAACTCGCACTGTGAGATGAATTGGTTTGCACGCCCAAAAATCAGATTTAGCTGACGTATTATTGGCAAAGCAGTACTGAAAATTTAAGCTGCCCCCTTAACTGGATATCATAACGCCATCTTATTGTGTAACAACACCTTTTGTATGTTAAATCGTCTAAATTCTGCGTATTCACATGTCCCGTTTGTCTCTGGTGTGCTGCGTAAATCCATCTGTCCGCGCGTTGTTCACTTTAATGTACTTGGCTTGGTGCTAACAGTGCTATGGTAACACTGCAGTGTGTTTTTGCTCTGTATGAGTGTTTTCTCCTTTTTACCTCTCTCTGTTTTTTCCTGCTTCACTGCTCTCCTCTGGGACTCCCAGGGTGCTGGATGAAGATTTCTACAAACAACCCTTCGCTGATCTGATTGGTTATGTGTATGTTGCTAAACTAACATCCCTCCTTTTCTCATGCATTTCTCATTAACACTCATTTTCCTGCATCTTTTACTCATCTGCCACACGTCAGTAACCAAACTCTTGGTCAAACTCATAACTATGATGCGAGCAGTGTCATTAGCATttacatacataaaaaaataatttgtcaCACTATGCATGCTGTCCATTTACCCCCTTATACTGTTGGATAATACATTGATATTGCACATTCGTACTCatactagtttttttttttttaagttcttgtcacttatttatttttgcctTTCATAATAAGTTTAACCCATTTTTTGTTCATacgtttgtgtgcatttgtcaCAATGTCTGCATTTTGTACAATATGATAAACATCAAACTTGTGTATAAATTGTGAGATTAGTCAATGTTACTTATTGTCTAGCTTATCAGTCGAAAATGTTATTAGAGTAGTGCTTGTTTAGtgaaattacagtctatctaaTATAGTAGTCCTCCTTCTAAGCAACTATGTTTCCAGGTGGCACTGAAGCCAGCcgatatttaaaaaacaaccccagaatataatataaagaaaataaataaataaaaaataattaagttATTTTTAAGACATAATTTTTACGTAAATAATTTTACGCTTAAAGGTGCACTAGGTCATTTCTAATGTTGGCAGATTCAACGGTGTTCATGGCTTTACCGGTGTAAATCTAAGTTTTCCAGCGATATCTTTCTAAAAATATACTATTTCTAGTATAATTTGTCACTGATGATGAATGCCATACCTCAAATCTTCCCAAATAAAGTTAAATGGCTGGTCATGTGATCTCAACATGGCTGCCGCCATGAAGTGGCATCCTGCCACGTGTAAAATAAGACTGACTCCTTAGTGCTTCCAGTCTGTCAATAGATCCCTGGCTAGGTCCAGTGGActttctccctgtgtcagcatgggtttactccgggttCTCCGTTTTcatcccacaggccaaaaacatgcaagtaaGGTGATatggagataccaaattgccCCTTCCCCAATAGTGTTAATTTCGTCAGACGAGACTAAATATGTTCGTCAACGACCTTTTTTTCCATTATGTGACGAGACTGCACGGATGTCCAAAACgctgactaaaactaaattaacaTGCATTATTGTTGACAAAAAAGACCAGACTAAAAGGTTtcgcataaaataaaaaataagataaaatctctcttcattttcatctACAATCGTCTCTACTAGAGATAGAATAGTCAGTCGTTACGTTACGctttcaaaataatttcttttaaaaaagacaaatgttttaactaaaacttgactaagatatatttaagttttcttttgactaaaactagaccaAAATGACTagacttttagtcgactaatACTTGACTAACAAAAAAGATATGTGAATGGCAAGATGGCGGCAAGCGGACGCCAAAACaaccagtcaagatgtatcgatatCCGAATGCGACATAAGGAGgaaggagagtaaagatggatagctccttaagcatagttccatataaatgcatgGATAATTAGTGGTTTTgttgcaagtgaaaaacaatattgaccacCTAATTGAAAAATAAGTCTCtcatgagattcattcattcgcattcggaaatcgattcTTTATGTCTGGCAAAGATGGCGAGCGGACATTAttacagccaaagtcagttgttccaaacctttctttttagtaagggtgtcacgatttcgattttaaatcgaaatcgatcgaaattaagtcacaacctcgaacttcgaattaaaaaaatgggatcgtcgatgctgccacgcccccatgtcacgtccggtcggcttgtcAAGCGGGGGAAAATAAACCTCTGAGGTGCCTTTTAAAACATAGATCCAGCAGAAcgcgatttatattttaaatacgagggatgtattgctacaacaatttcataaacaggattactacctagtgatctgacttcggacagagcgcagctctctgcatgTGCGTGAGAGAGCCGCCAAGAggcagcgggttatattttaaacaaaagggatagtttgccttaGCCTGCataaaacgcataaaactgaacaaatacgcaAGGATTACTACTTAAGTTTATGTTTCGActttggacagatgcgagaacgcgtgcacgtgagacagagagaagcgagAGCGCGTTCACGTGAGAccgagagaagcgcagctgcttttGATGCACcggttttatttcagatgctaggaggagtccaagacgcgtgcattaagtccatgtgcgtgcaagaaggaatcctctctctacatACAAGCTCTCTCGCGAAAAttaaagcccacaaaccctcatgtgaggaaaagcacgcaatgtgcatgttaatgtgaaactataataataataataataataaaggcaTATAATTTTTGTcgtaaaaaaattcaaaatcgagaatcgaatcgaatcgtgGCCTTAGAaccgaaaatgtaatcgaatctaggatttgaagaatcgtgacacccctactttttagttaactctttgtacacaaacaatgttctcaatgctcgtgttcatgtgtagagatccaggtgatactttgaccaaagtttcatgttgtgtcgtgcCTTCTTAgtgtggtagttcggtagcagcgggcagcggctggaagaacgcatcagggattgAGTAGGCATTACACCCTAacaaagatatattttttttaagtagcgtttcttttcatgacagtcgaggtgcgaaATGTTGTCTTTTGTAACCATTACCCGCATCCGTAAAAATCATAGacagaaaaagataaaaaatccATAAGTCatagcaagctagccaatgcttgtgagtagcctactggtactcggtaggtactcaagatggcggcaggccaaaaacaatacagttcattatataAGGTCTTTATAAACCACTGATTATATAgttattatgtatattatattgcatttctgtcaagagatccttctaaaaatcccacattgcacctttaaagccTAGAATAAAAAGTACTGTTAATTGGGTGTTGAACTACTTAGTGCACCTTTAACTCCCGGCTGGCGTTTTCGCCGGACACCTAGTTGCTTCTAATGCTGGAGTTATTTGATTTGAGGTATGTTTATAGTATCGTGTGCCTAGGTAGAGCAAAGCTGTCCCAGGCTAGAACTGTCCTCTTAGTTCTGCAGCCCTCATGTTCACCATGGCCCTCTTTTTTCCCCGCTTCTGCCTATTCTGCAGAACTTTTCTAAATGTTAGCCGCTTTTGCTTGGTCTCTCAACTGAAGCGCCAGTTGAGACCGCCGAACATCAATGACGGCTGCAAGCTAAGCGCACTTAGACTGCTAAGATGACTCGGGTTTTTGAACAGTGCATGCCTGCTTTGGTCATCTGCATAAATCTCATTTCTTTTGGTTTTCTATATATCTGACTTGTGATCTGTTTCTCCttgttttttccttttctcTACGCACCTTAAGCACTCACATTAACCATCCTTGCTACCGCCTAGACCagttaagtaaaaaaataaaaacaaattaaagaCAAGAGATCCAAATATGCTCAGGGAACACTATTCACCAATGaattgctgtttttattatCAATATGTTTCTGCTAAAAAAAACCCATAAGATTCTGGATGTCCTTTTGTGGTGATGTGTTGGTGCACTAGTCCTGTGCGTTGATGTAGTTGACTGTGACAGTGATGACCTCATTGGCTTTTCATATCCATTTTGCTGTGTATATTGTGTTATTAGTGAAGGCTATTGCAACTCTACCGGACAGAGTCAACGGCAGAGGAAAGGGTTTGTTATAGGGGCCGAGCGGAAACGGGAATAGTTTGCCATGTCAAATGCATCGTCGTCTAAGGACTGGACGTCGAACTTTCGCTAAATCACCGATTTAATTTCGAGCTCTTCACTGTTTGGCTGCCAGCGCATGGCACGTTCAGCCTTTGCACGATGATTTGGTGGTTAAAATCAATAGCTTGGCGTGTTTTAACCATCTGAATCAATGCAAATTTTGATTGGCTCTCCCGGAACCTTTTCCTGCCTTCAAGATCAATTCGCTAGTTTTGATAATGGTGGGTTGGGGGCATGATGCTCAAACTACCATCTGTTTTGGATGTGGTCACTCTTTGAATGTATTACTGTTGGATGGACCGTTGTTTTTACCTGCTTTGGTACATTTGCCTCTTGCCTCCTAACAAAACCCTTGCAAAACAATTTCGCAAACCTCACGCATCCCTAGTCATTTAACAAATTCATGTACTTTCTCTGCCAAAACCGGCATCTGGGTTTTTGAAGGAGGTCGGCGGTTGTGTACTTCAGCAAGACGTGTGTCCTTAAGTGTTTTCTGTCTCTTGTATTGTGCTCATTGTGCTTTGTCATCGGCAGGGCGGCCGAGGAAGCCATGGTGTCGGAGCTGGATGAGAACAGTCCCGGCACGGAATGGGAGCGTGTGGCTCGTCTCTGCGACTTTAACCCCAAGTCTAGCAAGCAGGCGAAGGACGTCTCCCGCATGCGCTCCGTCCTCATCTCTCTCAAACAGACCCCGCTGGTCCGCTAAGCTTCACCGAATCACAGCTAGCGCGCGTCTCACGACATCGATTTCTGTGTTTGTGAATTCGTACGGCTGTGGTCCCAGATCGAATGCCATATATAAATAgtctatattatattattacatAATATGATATGGGTGTAtctatatatgtttatatatacatatatatttcatctataaatatatacatatataacaCGATGTTcagattgtttttatttttggtgtCTATTTTAAGGACCAAACTCTACAATGTGTTAATTTTTCCGTTTAGAGACCGTGTGTGGTATTGTGACACTATCGATCTATGCATTTCCCTTCTATGCTGTTGGGGAATAAAGTACTAACTGTCTTGTGTTTGTTGTATACAGATGGTGGATATttactatgtgtgtgtgtgtgactatGTACATAAAGATCGGCCCTCTGTACACTTCAGTGTGTGAGATAATGGCACAAGTTTTCAAAGATCAGAGTTGTACCACAGTAAACGCTGACCCGTGTTGTCCA
It includes:
- the clta gene encoding clathrin light chain A isoform X3, which translates into the protein MDDFDMLSAPQGSAGNGVGADEDPAAAFLAQQESEIAGIENDEGFSILDSGDVPSSLSQDLDGGAINGDLHGESNGPSDVYAAISSVDRLQAEPESLRKWREEQQERLEQLDANSRKQEVEWKEKAKLELEEWHTRQNEQLEKTKVNNRAAEEAMVSELDENSPGTEWERVARLCDFNPKSSKQAKDVSRMRSVLISLKQTPLVR
- the clta gene encoding clathrin light chain A isoform X2; the encoded protein is MDDFDMLSAPQGSAGNGVGADEDPAAAFLAQQESEIAGIENDEGFSILDSGDVPSSLSQDLDGGAINGDLHGESNGPSDVYAAISSVDRLQAEPESLRKWREEQQERLEQLDANSRKQEVEWKEKAKLELEEWHTRQNEQLEKTKVNNRVLDEDFYKQPFADLIGYVAAEEAMVSELDENSPGTEWERVARLCDFNPKSSKQAKDVSRMRSVLISLKQTPLVR
- the clta gene encoding clathrin light chain A isoform X1, producing the protein MDDFDMLSAPQGSAGNGVGADEDPAAAFLAQQESEIAGIENDEGFSILDSGDVPSSLSQDLDGGAINGDLHGESNGPSDVYAAISSVDRLQAEPESLRKWREEQQERLEQLDANSRKQEVEWKEKAKLELEEWHTRQNEQLEKTKVNNRVLDEDFYKQPFADLIGYVTHINHPCYRLDQAAEEAMVSELDENSPGTEWERVARLCDFNPKSSKQAKDVSRMRSVLISLKQTPLVR